The stretch of DNA GGCTGGAGTAAAACCAACAAGGTATCTTAAAGAAGTCAGAGTAGACAATGTAGACGAATATGAAATTGGTCAAGAGTTAGATGTAACGCTTTTTGAAGAGGGAGAAATGGTAGACGTATCGGGTAGAACTAAAGGAAAAGGATATCAAGGTACTGTTAAAAGATGGAACTTTGGCGGACATGACAGAACACATGGTACCAAATATCCAAGACACGGTTCTACGGGTATGCACACCTACCCTGGAAAAGTTCTAAAAGGTACAAAGATGGCCGGGCATATGGGAAACGTTAACAGAACGATTCTCAATCTTGAGGTTGTTAAAGTTGACAAAGATAATTCGTTGTTGGTGGTAAAGGGCGCTTTACCCGGCGCTAAGAATTCGATCGTATACGTAAGAAGCGCCGTGCGAGGAGGAAAGTGATAGTTATGGCTGAAGTCGATATGCTTGATATGCAAGGACAAAAAGTTGGAAAAGTTGATTTACCAGATGCCATATTCAACGTTGAACCAAACCGTGATTTGCTTTTCAGATACATTCACAAGCAATTGGCGGATAAAAGGCAAGGTTCAGCATCTGCCAAAACCAAGGCGGAAGTTTCTGGTGGTGGAAGAAAACCGTGGGCTCAAAAACATACTGGCCGTGCAAGAGCCGGTTCCAACAGATCGCCGTTATGGAGACACGGTGGAGTTACCTTTCCTCCAAAACCAAGGGATTATTCCGAAAGGTTAAACAAAAAGATGAAAGTTGGAGCGATAAAATCTGCACTTTCTGTGAAATTCAGAGAAAACAAATTGATAGTTGTCAACGAACTGAAAATGGATAAACCAAAAACTAAGGATTTTATTGATCTTTCTAAGAAAATAGTTCCTGAGCTTAACGCTTTATACGTTCTAGATACGATGAAAGAAGAACAGATGAACGTAAAAAGATCGTCCGGCAACGTGCCACACGTCAAAGTTA from Mesoaciditoga lauensis cd-1655R = DSM 25116 encodes:
- the rplD gene encoding 50S ribosomal protein L4; translation: MAEVDMLDMQGQKVGKVDLPDAIFNVEPNRDLLFRYIHKQLADKRQGSASAKTKAEVSGGGRKPWAQKHTGRARAGSNRSPLWRHGGVTFPPKPRDYSERLNKKMKVGAIKSALSVKFRENKLIVVNELKMDKPKTKDFIDLSKKIVPELNALYVLDTMKEEQMNVKRSSGNVPHVKVIVADNPGKEKTNVDGLNVYDIMKHEWLVLTKATVDKLVEVYENGK
- the rplC gene encoding 50S ribosomal protein L3 yields the protein MKALIGKKIGMTMIYKDGVAVPVTVVKAGPCVVVQKKTVENDGYNAIQIGFEDVKEKHVNKPMEGHFKKAGVKPTRYLKEVRVDNVDEYEIGQELDVTLFEEGEMVDVSGRTKGKGYQGTVKRWNFGGHDRTHGTKYPRHGSTGMHTYPGKVLKGTKMAGHMGNVNRTILNLEVVKVDKDNSLLVVKGALPGAKNSIVYVRSAVRGGK